One Salmo trutta chromosome 12, fSalTru1.1, whole genome shotgun sequence genomic region harbors:
- the rabepk gene encoding rab9 effector protein with kelch motifs, giving the protein MELLPVLDPEDKPRAGLWYAMIPRGGGPGVSVGHTCIYLPSEDDGKGKVLIIGGANPNGSFSESHVINLDSHEWDIPEWEGLEARYEHCSFVPESCPQSLWVFAGAQQSGNRNCVQNLQLTDGGLWKGVEVKGTPPCPRTYHTNSASVGDRLFVFSGGDSGATPVSDPKLHVFDTVSCTWSQPDTQGRHPPARHGHVVTAVGPKIYIHGGMAGEKFHSDIYSLDTSSMKWEKVQAKGDIPPGVAAHSAVALGKNIYIFGGMTPEGASNAMYRFQCDKRRWTLLRFEGDMPPNRLDHSMCVLPWRVRPESTSGERDQAQSSSASGTVQLAFVFGGMDTQGVIHSDCVVTVLT; this is encoded by the exons ATGGAATTACTTCCTGTGCTGGATCCAGAGGATAAACCACGAGCAGGACTGTG GTATGCTATGATACCCAGAGGAGGTGGTCCAGGAGTTAGTGTGGGCCACACCTGTATATACCTCCCCTCTGAGGATGATGGCAAGGGGAAGGTCCTGATCATAGGAGGAGCCAACCCTAATGGCAGCTTTTCAGAATCCCACGTCATAAACCTGG ACAGTCACGAGTGGGACATTCCTGAATGGGAGGGTCTGGAGGCGCGGTATGAACACTGCAGCTTTGTCCCTGAGAGCTGTCCACAGAGCCTGTGGGTGTTCGCCGGGGCACAGCAGAGTGGCAACCGCAACTGTGTCCAGAACCTACAACTCACAG ACGGTGGGTTGTGGAAGGGTGTAGAGGTGAAAGGGACGCCCCCCTGTCCCAGGACGTATCACACTAACTCAGCCAGCGTCGGGGACCGACTGTTTGTCTTCTCTGGAGGGGACTCAGGGGCCACACCTGTATCGGACCCCAAGCTTCACGTCTTCGACACAG TTTCCTGCACCTGGTCTCAGCCAGACACACAGGGCAGACATCCCCCTGCAAGACACGGCCACGTGGTGACAGCGGTAGGACCCAAAATCTATATCCATGGAGGCATGGCAGGAGAGAAGTTCCATAGCGACATCTACTCTCTGGACACCA GCAGTATGAAGTGGGAGAAGGTCCAAGCCAAAGGAGACATCCCCCCGGGGGTGGCTGCCCACTCAGCTGTGGCCCTCGGAAAGAACATCTACATCTTTGGAGGGATGACCCCAGAAGGGGCCAGCAATGCAATGTACAGATTTCAGTGTG ACAAAAGGCGCTGGACCCTGTTGAGGTTTGAAGGGGACATGCCACCCAACAGACTGGACCACTCCATGTGTGTCCTACCCTGGAGAGTAAGGCCTGAGAGcaccagtggagagagagaccaggcccAGAGCTCCTCAGCGTCAGGGACTGTACAGCTGGCATTTGTGTTTGGAGGGATGGACACTCAGGGGGTCATACACAGTGACTGTGTTGTCACTGTCCTAACGTGA